A section of the Marinoscillum sp. 108 genome encodes:
- a CDS encoding M48 family metallopeptidase has translation MNRQQIFLIAAGVLAVVLIYQLPRVVVENETGVEVKPHDFSISTEDQSLLMSLRQQLNAVSEIKKSINFADSLARLYLKYQMVDSADSYAALILSLDTAGTSRLKAAMIYYQAFQMSTEPDKAVGLAQKAQEIFEELLVADPQNSTLKNKLAMTLMVTETPMAGVQLLREVLEQEPDNRETILNLGLLAIRSGQFDRAKERFEKLLEMDSTDDESLFYYGVVLSESGDTEAAKAVFGKLLNKADADPALKATASSYIEEL, from the coding sequence ATGAACCGACAGCAAATATTTTTGATTGCGGCGGGGGTATTGGCTGTTGTTCTGATTTATCAACTTCCAAGAGTGGTGGTGGAAAATGAGACCGGGGTGGAAGTGAAGCCTCATGACTTTTCGATCTCCACTGAAGATCAAAGCCTGCTTATGTCTCTCAGACAGCAACTTAACGCTGTTTCAGAAATAAAAAAAAGTATTAACTTTGCGGACTCTTTGGCCAGGCTGTACCTGAAGTACCAGATGGTGGATAGTGCGGATAGTTATGCTGCACTCATCCTCTCATTGGATACGGCTGGTACTTCCAGATTGAAAGCCGCCATGATTTACTATCAGGCGTTTCAGATGAGTACCGAACCCGATAAGGCAGTAGGTTTAGCTCAGAAGGCTCAGGAGATATTTGAAGAATTGCTGGTAGCAGACCCGCAAAACAGTACTTTGAAAAACAAACTGGCAATGACGCTGATGGTCACAGAAACGCCTATGGCGGGAGTGCAACTGCTCAGGGAAGTGCTGGAACAAGAACCTGATAACCGGGAAACCATTCTTAACCTTGGTTTACTTGCGATCAGGTCTGGCCAGTTTGATCGGGCGAAGGAGCGATTTGAAAAGCTCCTGGAAATGGATTCTACAGATGATGAATCGCTGTTTTATTACGGTGTGGTACTGTCAGAGTCCGGAGACACGGAAGCAGCGAAAGCCGTTTTCGGAAAACTATTGAATAAAGCTGATGCAGATCCGGCCTTAAAAGCCACCGCATCTTCTTATATAGAAGAACTTTAG
- a CDS encoding HU family DNA-binding protein, giving the protein MTKADVINEISDKTGIDKADVQVTVEAFFTVVKNSMAEGENIYVRGFGSFVNKKRAKKIARNISKNTAIVIDEHHVPSFKPSKIFTEKIKSSKKLK; this is encoded by the coding sequence GTGACTAAAGCCGATGTTATAAACGAAATATCTGACAAAACAGGAATTGATAAAGCTGATGTTCAGGTAACAGTAGAAGCATTTTTCACCGTGGTGAAAAACTCTATGGCAGAAGGGGAAAATATATACGTAAGAGGCTTTGGGAGCTTTGTGAATAAGAAAAGGGCGAAGAAGATCGCCAGAAATATTTCCAAAAACACAGCCATCGTCATCGATGAGCATCATGTGCCCAGCTTCAAGCCTTCCAAGATTTTCACGGAGAAGATCAAGAGCAGCAAAAAGTTGAAATAA